In one window of Opitutus sp. GAS368 DNA:
- a CDS encoding FtsX-like permease family protein: MRFLALVFVNLRRHKLRALIGVAGIGFGVAAMLTILSIVNGAIGMFERILAVDSHYLVFEKNVSDLFFSSVPDDQTAVLRGMTNVASAEPLLFGLVTSGDRPIITCFGLEPTNPRLARAKWLAGRPGEFGKIKDGIWLGARAAEFLGAKAEQKIAIGKGEFTVAGIFSTENGFEDGGVFLPLKDAQAFFRREGVASVVAIKLRDQARGAEFKHAVEAANPGLMALENREFNQSYTQFKILHFTAWAVGLCAFLLGGLGVANTMLLSVFSRIREIAVLRVCGFSKGQVAGLILGEAVVIALAGLALGLALGYGALFALEHTPQFNGYVQAVVKPGMLAGIMATAIVTAVAGSLWPARFASRIQPAEALRYE; encoded by the coding sequence ATGCGCTTCCTCGCGCTCGTCTTTGTCAACCTGCGCCGCCACAAGCTCCGCGCCCTGATCGGCGTCGCGGGCATCGGCTTCGGCGTGGCGGCGATGCTGACCATCCTCTCGATCGTCAACGGCGCCATCGGGATGTTCGAACGCATCCTCGCGGTGGACTCGCACTACCTGGTCTTCGAGAAAAATGTCTCGGACCTGTTTTTCAGCAGCGTCCCGGACGACCAGACCGCGGTTCTGCGCGGGATGACCAACGTCGCCTCCGCCGAGCCTCTGCTCTTTGGGCTGGTGACGTCCGGCGACCGGCCGATCATCACCTGCTTCGGCCTGGAGCCGACCAACCCGCGCCTGGCGAGGGCGAAATGGCTGGCCGGCCGGCCCGGGGAATTCGGGAAAATCAAGGACGGCATCTGGCTCGGGGCCCGCGCGGCCGAATTCCTCGGGGCGAAGGCCGAGCAGAAGATCGCCATCGGCAAGGGGGAGTTCACGGTCGCGGGCATTTTCTCCACGGAGAACGGCTTCGAGGACGGCGGCGTGTTCCTGCCGCTCAAGGACGCGCAGGCCTTTTTCCGCCGCGAGGGCGTGGCGTCGGTCGTGGCCATCAAGCTGCGCGACCAGGCGCGCGGGGCCGAGTTCAAGCACGCCGTCGAGGCCGCGAACCCGGGGCTGATGGCGCTGGAAAACCGCGAGTTCAACCAGAGCTACACGCAGTTCAAGATCCTGCACTTCACCGCGTGGGCTGTCGGTCTCTGCGCCTTCCTGCTCGGCGGGCTCGGCGTGGCCAACACCATGCTGCTGTCGGTCTTCAGCCGCATCCGCGAAATCGCGGTGCTGCGGGTCTGCGGTTTTTCCAAGGGCCAGGTGGCCGGGCTGATCCTGGGCGAGGCGGTCGTCATCGCCCTGGCCGGCCTGGCGCTCGGCCTGGCGCTGGGCTACGGGGCCCTGTTCGCGCTGGAGCACACGCCGCAGTTCAACGGCTACGTCCAGGCGGTCGTGAAACCCGGGATGCTGGCCGGCATCATGGCCACGGCGATCGTCACGGCCGTGGCGGGCTCGCTCTGGCCGGCGCGCTTCGCGTCGAGGATCCAACCCGCGGAGGCGCTGCGTTATGAATGA
- a CDS encoding ABC transporter ATP-binding protein, which yields MNPGSEQPPLIVACDLRKTYDAGRVRVLDGVDLEVRAGEMVALWGASGSGKSTLLHLLGGLDVPDAGELTVCGLDPRREDHRLTLRRRHVGFVFQLHNLIPDLTVAENLRVPALASGAAAAATRTRIGELAEAVGIAPRLDHRIQDISGGERQRTAICRALMNSPRLLLADEPTGSLDEETGDTVFNLLRHLVQTRGIAVVLATHERRFAEQCDRVLRVRSGRIETA from the coding sequence ATGAACCCCGGATCGGAACAACCACCGCTCATTGTCGCCTGCGATTTACGGAAAACCTACGATGCCGGCCGCGTCCGCGTGCTCGACGGCGTGGACCTCGAGGTGCGCGCCGGCGAGATGGTGGCGCTCTGGGGCGCGTCCGGTTCCGGCAAAAGCACGCTGCTGCATCTGCTCGGCGGGCTCGACGTGCCGGACGCCGGCGAACTCACCGTCTGCGGGCTCGACCCGCGGCGCGAAGATCACCGCCTGACGCTGCGGCGCCGCCACGTGGGCTTTGTCTTCCAGCTGCACAACTTGATCCCGGACCTGACCGTGGCGGAAAACCTCCGCGTGCCGGCGCTCGCCAGTGGCGCCGCCGCGGCCGCGACCCGCACGCGCATCGGCGAGCTGGCGGAAGCCGTCGGCATCGCGCCCCGGCTGGACCACCGCATCCAGGACATCTCCGGCGGCGAGCGCCAGCGCACGGCCATCTGCCGCGCGTTGATGAATTCCCCGCGCCTGCTGCTGGCGGACGAGCCCACCGGTTCGCTGGACGAGGAGACGGGCGACACCGTTTTCAACCTGCTGCGGCACCTGGTGCAGACCCGCGGCATCGCCGTGGTGCTCGCGACGCATGAGCGGCGCTTCGCCGAGCAATGCGATCGCGTGCTGCGCGTCCGGTCCGGCCGGATTGAAACGGCGTGA